The DNA window TTCAGAACTTCGTCCACGGCACCGGGGCCGAGCAGATCTCGCCGGAGCTGCGCGACGAGCCCGTCGCGCACCGCGTAGTGGGCCGCGTGTTTGTTGTCGCCGTCCCTCATGAACCGCACCCCTCCTGGGAGTTCTTGCCCCGCCTGTACCGGCCGAGTCCCGACATTCGGGCAACGACCCAGACTCCGTGGTCACCGAGACCCGCGCGGGCACTCGAAGCCTTGCTTCCCGCGACGCTCTCCAGCGTGTCCACCCTGAACCCCGCCACTTCCACGGGCCACCTGATGTCCCAGCTTTTGCTGATCTTCAAAGACGCGTAGAGGGCCTGACGAAAGCCCTCCGACACCACACCCACAGGCCGGGCGTCGTGAAAAACGGTATAGGGAGGGCTCTGGTCGGCAGCCAACGGCATCTCGTGCTGGAGCCGCAGGGTGAGTTCGTCCCCGGGGTGGACCGACGAGATCAGATAGTCCTGGAGGGACGACGCCTCCTGCTCGAACCCGTCCGTCCCGGGTGGGTGCTCACGGGAGATGTCCTGCCCGATCGCCTCGATACCATCACGGACGTACGACTCCCATCCACCGACGTACCAGCGGTTGATGGTGCGGTCGCGTCGAATCTGTGCCGTCCGGGGGGCGGGGATTCGGAACAGGTCCTCCCGGGGCCGCGTCATCGCCACGTACAGCGCGCGCGCCTCGGCCGCCGGGTCCACGTGGGTGTGCTGCTTGCGCAACTCGGAGACAGTCGGCGGCTCGACAACGATGACCCGGTCGAATTCGAGACCCTTGGCACGATGGACCGTCGACACCACCAGCGGCGAAGACTCCACGACCGTCAATTCGTCCGGGAAGCGCCCCTCCGCGACGAGCCGTCGTACAGCGGCGACGTCCAGCATTCCACGCGGCGCCCGTGCGGCGCCGCGCAACGACCGCCACAGTCGAGTCGGATCAGTGGAGGGCGGCAGCCCCACCCCGGAGAGGATCTCGTGGAACCGGTCCTCGTTCAGAGTGGACGAGCCCGTACGGCGAAGTACTTCGGCCACCCAGGCGGGGACGGGACGGTCCTGGAGGGACCGCTGCATACGGTGGTGCACGCCCTGTCGGAACAGGGACTCGGACAGAGCCAGTGCCTGACGGTTGTCCCGACAGAGGATCGCGCAACTTCCGGTGAAGTCTCGGAGGGAGCCGACCGTGAACGGATCGTCGAGGTCGCCGAAGCCCGGGCAGCGGAGGAGGCGTTCCCTGAGCTCCCGGTGGACAGCCTCACCTGCGGTGTCGGAGCCCGCCGTGTCGGCGGACAACCGTTGCAGCGTGGGCCCCAGGGACAGCGCGGTCCGTGCCTCCTCCGTCTTGGCTCGAAAGTTCGACGGCAGGTGCAGCTCCACGAGATCGTCCGCGTAGGAGTTGCGGAGCCAGTCGAAGAAATAGTTGGTCTCGGCTGCCCGTGCATCGGGGTCGGAGACCTGGAATCCGAAGATCGCCTGGGCACCGTCTCCCACCACCGTGAACCCACAGCTGTACTGGAAGTGGTCCAACAGTGTCTCCACCATGTCCCTGCGATCACCGACAAGGTCCTGAACCTCGTCGATCATCACGTGGGCGGGTGCGCCGATCTCACTGCTTTCGACAGCACCTCGGACGATGGCTCCGGTGGCTTCACGGATGCGTTCGTCGAAGGAGTATCGGCTCCACGGCTCATCCGGGTAGGCGCTGGTGAGAAGCGCGTAAGCCCAGGAGTCGAAGGTCTGGGTTCGGACGCGCCGGGCTTGCTCGGCGTGCGCGGCGATTCGCTCCCCCAGCTCACGGACCGCCGCTCGGGAGAAGCTGAGGACAAGGATCTCGCCGGCCTCCAGCCCTTCCTCCTCGTCGGCCATGAGCGCGTCCAGTCTGCGCACCAGAGTGTGGGTCTTTCCGGCTCCTGCTCCGGCCGTCACGAGGAGGCGGGCGTCCCATGGCTGTTCCACGACGGCACGCTGTTCCGGAGTCAGAGGAGGGCTGTCGGCGTACAGGGTGGTCACTTGGCGCCCCACAGGTGCTCGAACTGGGTGAAGGCCAAAGCCTTTCCGTAGTTGGTGATGTTGTCCCGGACATTCAGGATGAGGCAACTGTCCTTGCCGCCGTTGCGCGGACCGCGCAGACCGCGGCCGATCATCTGCTGGTAGACGTTCGGGCTGTAGGTGGGCCGCGCCACCACGACGGCGCGGGTGGCGGGCGCGTCGAATCCTTGAGTCAGTACACCGTAATTGGTGAGCACCCGCGTCTGTTGGCGGCGAAAGGAGTCGATACGACGACGGCGCTCGCTGGTGGACGTCGCCGAATCGACGGCGGCGGCCGTGATGCCACGGTCGTTGAGCTTCGCGGACAGGAACTTGGCATGGCTCACAGAAGTGGCGAA is part of the Streptomyces agglomeratus genome and encodes:
- a CDS encoding UvrD-helicase domain-containing protein, producing MTTLYADSPPLTPEQRAVVEQPWDARLLVTAGAGAGKTHTLVRRLDALMADEEEGLEAGEILVLSFSRAAVRELGERIAAHAEQARRVRTQTFDSWAYALLTSAYPDEPWSRYSFDERIREATGAIVRGAVESSEIGAPAHVMIDEVQDLVGDRRDMVETLLDHFQYSCGFTVVGDGAQAIFGFQVSDPDARAAETNYFFDWLRNSYADDLVELHLPSNFRAKTEEARTALSLGPTLQRLSADTAGSDTAGEAVHRELRERLLRCPGFGDLDDPFTVGSLRDFTGSCAILCRDNRQALALSESLFRQGVHHRMQRSLQDRPVPAWVAEVLRRTGSSTLNEDRFHEILSGVGLPPSTDPTRLWRSLRGAARAPRGMLDVAAVRRLVAEGRFPDELTVVESSPLVVSTVHRAKGLEFDRVIVVEPPTVSELRKQHTHVDPAAEARALYVAMTRPREDLFRIPAPRTAQIRRDRTINRWYVGGWESYVRDGIEAIGQDISREHPPGTDGFEQEASSLQDYLISSVHPGDELTLRLQHEMPLAADQSPPYTVFHDARPVGVVSEGFRQALYASLKISKSWDIRWPVEVAGFRVDTLESVAGSKASSARAGLGDHGVWVVARMSGLGRYRRGKNSQEGCGS